In the Lutra lutra chromosome 12, mLutLut1.2, whole genome shotgun sequence genome, ACAGCCCAAGGGGTATGGACCCAGGATTCCCAACACACGATGATGATGATATAGACCATTTATCGAGTACTCAGTATGTTCCAGGCACAACATTAAGCCTTCTgagggaaggcagggctggggagtggTTCTGGTGCAGGTTCCAGAATCAGACAGGCTTGGGTTCGAATCTTGGCTCCCcatttcctggctgtgtgacctcagaaaattttcttactctctctgatcttccatttctttgcaaaATGGGGATACCCCTACCTGTTTCCAAATGGTCTGATAATGATGTCATGCTCTAAGCAGAGAGGAAATGCTCCACCAATGGGAGATTCTGGGCTCCATGCAGACAGAGACCTAATCCATCTGGTTTACTGCAATATCCCCAGCATTCCCCTCCACATGCTCTTCAGTTTCCCACCTCCACACCTTTGCTCATGCACTTTCCTCTCCATGCTCTTCAGTTTCCCACCTCCACACTTTTGCTCATGCACTTTCCCTCCACCTGGGATGCCCACTCCTCTATTCCAATCTCCATCCTTCTTTTCTTGAAAGTTTGGCTCAAATGCTACCTGCATCCATCCCATTGGGGTGACTTCTGTGCCTGGGTCCTCCCTCTGATAAGGATGGAAGCTCCTGGAGCTGAGACTGTGGGATCATCTAATAGTGCAACAGCAGAGTGCTTAATTGCCTGGGCTCAACTCTGGCTAAGTTGAATTCACTTCTCTATACCTCAGTTtgcttgtctataaaatgggcttAACAATGGTGCCTACCCCTAGGGGTGTTCTGAGGTTTAAATGAGGCAATGTATTTAGGATGGGGCTTGGCGTGGAATAAGCCTTCAATAAGTATAATAAACCTACACTGTCCATATGGTAGCCACAACCCACATGGGGTGATTTACagtaaaattaatcaaaattgaATTTAATTCAATTCACACTTGAATTCCTCAGTCTCATTAACCATTTTCCTATATGACTAGTGGCTAGCAAATATGTTGAATAGGACAGCCTAGATACAAGACATCtttgcagaaagttctgttggccAATGTTATGAATGATGATGTTGTGTGCACAACAGGTGTTCCCTTCTggctctccctgctcagcccctgaTGTCCCTAGAAATAACTGGGGCACCTTACATGAAaaggatgagggagagaaaggagactgGTGGGAAATAGGAAGGATTAGGGGCTAATGAAAGGGCAGTGGAGGAACCTAATCTCCACCTGCTCCCAGCCTGGCCAGAAGTAGGTGTGGATAGCAGCTAGGGGCTTTGCAGAAAGAGGATGGAATGTGAAGTGGGATGGGGTTGAGGTGTGGAGTTACCTAATTGCTTCTGAGTGCGCCTGGCAGGTGCCTCAGATTGAGGGAGATGGCTAACAATGCCCCTCTTCTCCTTGTGGGCCAGATTCTATCAGGGGCCCAGAGCAAGGAAGATATCCAGCACTAACCAAAGTCAGCTAGCCCAAAGAGGTCCcaagatagggcacctgggtggctcagtcggtcgagcaactgccttcagctcaggcatgatctgcaagtctcaggatcgagtcccacatcgggctccaagctccatggggagtctgcttctccctctgaccttctctcttcccatgctctctctcactctctctctctctctcaaataaataaataaaatctaaaaaaaaaattaaaaagaaaaaagaagtcccaAGATAGCCCAGGGATGGGGACATAGGATGCCCACAGACAGGGAACCTGGGAGAGCCCTGGACAGAGTGTCTTGAGCTAGTCCAGGGGTTGTTTCAGTCCCCACGGACCCCATTAAATCATGAAGATATGGCCACACAGGCATGGTGTGCTCTCAAGCAGATGTGGCCCTGGTTCCTTCTCTTAGATAGTCGTTGACAACGTGGCCTCTGCTCTACTGTAGTTTCTGACAGCTGGACAAGAATAATCCCTTAGATGTGATGACCCTTGACAGTCCATATGTCTCCTTAGATCTTCCCTCCAACTGCACAAGGACAGGGCAAGCACTGGTAATCCCATTCCATAAATGAGGCAAGTGACTCTCAGAGATGTCCTCTTGAAAGGGAGGTCTCATAGGGGAATGGGGAGCCAGGCCAGGCCTTGTAGGCAGGTCTAATGGTGGGATATCAGGCAGCATGACAGAAATCAAAGGACAGGAAAATCTGGGCTTCCTTCATCACCTTGCATACTTGGTGGACACCCCTCACTAATCAGGTGTTtaaaaacccaagaaatattaaaaaaaaatccaaaaaaaaacaagaaacacccTCACTACCCCAAGACCATCCTTATGCCCCACCTCTTCCTTAGGGCCCAGGGAATGTGGGATCTCAAAAAAAGACCCTCATGTCCTCATGATCTCAGCGATGAGAAAGCAGGCAACAAGGTGGAGGTGCTCAGCCCTTCCCCGTATTGAAGGTGCAGGGTCAGCATCACATGATAGGACTTGAAAGACACCAGGAAAAGTAGTGGCAGCCCAGTAGAAAAAACAGACCTTCAGCAAGGACACAGCCTGTCTCTTCTTGAACATGGACACTTGGTACAAAAGGCTGTGAGTTTCCCACCCCCAACAAACTAAACGAACTCTGCTAGCTTGAACAAGTCCCCGAGTCTTACCAGTCAGAGCTGGGTTTAGGGGGCGCCATTTGCAGAATGCTAGGTATGGGGTCTCTTCATTAAGGAGATGGGAGATGGATGATGGGAAAGAAAGGGTGCCTGCAGGGGGCTGTCTTCATTCCTCCTGAAATCCCCCCTTTCTCTGGAAGCCTGGGAGCATGGGTGGGGATTTGAAAGGCACTCAGCCTGGGCTCCAAAGCCCTCTGGCATGCTCTCctgtgcctccctgcccccagacctGTCTCAGAGCCAAGCACGGGACCTCACTTAATCCCAGTTATGTAATATGCAATCCAACAGTTGGCCAAGGAGGAGGTGCCTGGAGCCACACCCAGAAGTGGGGGCAAAAGGCCCCAGCTGGGTAGGGTCACAGATGAGGCTTGGTTTCTGCCTGGAGTGGCCCCCACTCCTCCAGCCTCACCCAGACACCATGAGTGGCCGAGTCGGAGACCTGAgccccaagcaggcagagacccTGGTCAAGGTGAGAGCCCCTTTCCTTGAGCCCCagaagaaaagggcagaggagaggggggagggggtggccggAACCCTGCCCCACTCTGTTGGCTTAGTGtgtttttgacattttctctttACTGTCACCTTACCTAGGGTCATGTTCCACAGCAGCCAGTGATATCAGCTCTGTCCAGGGCAGGGGTTGAGGGAAAAGTACCACATCCAAACAGTAATAGTGTGTGTGCCAGATCAAACTTGACTTCTTTTGTGGGAGACAGTATCAGAGAGCTTTACCGACAGCTGACCCCACCCCAGCCATTCCTCCCAGGCCCCTTCGGTGGAACCCGAGGATGCTAATGGTTTGCCCTCTAACTCTGTTTCCCCTCCTTCCTGAGGACTTTGAAAGATAACCTGTCTGTAAGGGTGAGTGGTCAGCCCCACAGCCAATGGGGAGGAGAATATGCAATCACTAACCACGCTTTTGTAGAAGATGGGATGAAAAAAGGCAGAAGCCTTGGCAGGCTAATACACGGAAAGAACTATGAATGCACTCATACTCCAATCCTcttacccacccacccacacagtCAGTCAtttatccttttttcttctatcctcccaccccacccacccaaccatccatccatccctccttctgtctcttcacccaccaatctctctttcctctattcccccatctctccctccttccatccactgatttctccattctttttccatccacccacccactcaaCCATCCAagcattcatccatccatccttctttctATCCATTTACTCAGGAtctatccttccttccattcatctGCCTGTCTACCCATATACCTGTCTCTCATcctatccatctgtccacccatcctTCCATCGTCATGGGCCAGACTGCATGTGAAAGAGAAGTGATGATGAAAACAATTATTGAGTCTGGGGGCCAAGGTTCAGTGCAAAAGCCACTTTAACCAGCATCTCCCTTCCCAGTTCCGAGAAAATGTGCAGGACGTGTTGCCCGCCCTGCCCAATCCTGATGACTATTTCCTTCTGCGCTGGCTCCGAGgtgagggcagaggtgggggagacCAGGGTGAGGGGCAGTGAGAGGGGCCTGGTCCTAACCGCTCCAGAACAACTCATGGCTCTCAGGATCCAATCACACCGTCTTGCTTCACATGCTCAGATCCAGGAGAGGGGAGGGTCCTacccaggaggaaggaagaaaggtccTACCCAGGCTCCTAGTGCCATGCATAGCTCCTCACAGTCCAGGACCAGGACAAAGTGACTACAAGGCAGCCTCTCTCCTGCCTCACACCTTCCTTCCATCTTCACACAGCTCGGAATTTCGACCTGCAGAAATCAGAGGCCATGCTCCGCAAGGTGAGACCTTTCTAACCATGGTTGATAGGGGATCTGGGTTGATGGAGATCTGGGAAGTGTTTTGTGGGGCGCAATCCACACCTCCAGCTCCCATCTCCATCCCCTCCCTGGAGGTGCTGGGAGCCCAGCGGGGTCTtacctctcctctccctttcagTATATGGAGTTCCGGAAGTCCATGGACATTGACCACATCCTTGATTGGCAGCCTCCAGAGGTGAGCCAACCCTTCCCCCAACACCCCAGTCTTTTACAAACATAACATTCAAGCAGCCTCTGGGTCACTGGAGAACACGAGTGAAGGGCTGCAAGCCTGAGAGGCCCGTGGAACTGCCTGCAGGCCTCCAAGCACCTCTCCTCTAATAAATATGAACATTTCCTGGGTGCTTATGAGGTCCTGGCCTGAGTTAAAACTTTAACTGCATGAATTTACTTAGTCATCACAACTCAGTGAAGTGGGTACAACTgtccccgttttacagatgaggagactgaggcccagcaaAGGTTAAGCATGCTACCCAAAGTCCCACAGCCTCAGCGTcgagctgggatttgaattcacATGAAACTGGCTCTTCATCACCACAGATAGCTTGTGCCTCTGAGCCCTCACCCCTAGGGCCTTGATCAAAGCATCCTGTCTGTGCAGGAAAGAAATTTAGCCCACCAAGTTGCTGGAGAGAACAGTCCCACCACTAGCACTCTTAGTAAAGCAATGGCCATAGTTTCATTTGTAGAGCGTGAgttctgggccaggcactgtgctttgCCAATATGATCCTGGGGACTTTCCCTAAGGGAGGGATTAACCaaaccattttacagaagagaagtGGAATGGGACTCGGGAAGGGACTGTCAGTTTTTCAAGGATGCACAGCAAGGACGCAGTGGTGTCTCTATTTGGACCAAATATATTGACCTTCAGAATCCGTGTTTTCCATCACTAAGCTCAACTTTTCCATTAAGAAAAGttaatggaggggcgcctgggtggctcagtgggttaaagcctctgccttcggctcaggtcatgatctcagagtcctgagatcgagccccacattgggatctctgctcagcagggagcctgcttcctcctctctctctgcctgcctctctgcctacttgtaatctctgtcaaataaataaataaaatctttaaaaaaaaaagaaagaaaagttaatggAAAGGGACATGGGAGATGTTGGGGGACAGAATTAAGGAGCCAAGAGGCCTTCAGCCAGACCCAGCTGATGCCTGGCTTTGCCATGTACTCTCTACAAGCAAGGCATCCCCCCCAGGGTCCCTTAGTTTTCTCACCTGGACAATAGTGCCATCCTTCAGGGAAGGGGCAGTGCTTATACCTTGCTGTGTGCAGGCTTGGGTCATCCAGGTCAGCCAAGTATGGGGGTCTCTGGAGAAGTGCATAATGCCAAGTTCCGTGTATCTTTCCATGCCCAGGTGATCCAGAAGTATATGCCTGGTGGCCTGTGTGGCTATGACCGGGATGGCTGCCCGGTGTGGTACGACATCATTGGGCCACTTGACCCAAAGGGCCTGCTCTTCTCGGTCACCAAGCAAGACCTGCTTAAGACCAAGATGAGGGACTGCGAGCGCATTCTGCATGAGTGTGACCTGCAGACAGAGCGGGTAAGGCCCAAGCTGAGTGGGGCGGGCAGCTGGGTGCAGGTGAGGCTGCCAGGGGACAGAGTCCCAAGATCACACTGTGCTCTCTGCTGTCACAGTCAGAGGACTCTGGGGTCAAACCATCTCAGCAGCTCTGCTGCTTcctagctgtgtggtcttggagAGTCATGTCTCTTCTCTAAGCTTGTTCCTCACctacaaaacaataataataataaacaatggttgcaaagattaaatgagataatgcaaatGTGTGGCCCAGCACACAGAGCCTCATGCATATTTCTCAACAATGTTAGTTACTTTTATTCCTTCTGAGTCTGCTGTTCCTTCTGTTCAGATAACTCTATCCCCCAGTGCATCGCTACCTCCCACATGTCCCTTGGCTCTCTCCCTTCTATTGTTCAGGTCCCAAACTTAGATGTCTCCTTCTCTGAGGTCCCTGTCTGGGTTAACATGTGTCCCTGCAGCTCCTGTGCTGTTTACTTGCAGCACTTACCTCGGGACTTATAGCAACCTAGTTGTTTGTCAGTCTCTCCAAGCAGAATGTGAAGCCTTTGAGCACAAGAATATTATAGGTTATACTCTCCATGTCTGGCACAAAacaggtgtttaataaatatcaattgggagggtgcctgggtggcttagtgggttgagcctctgcttcagctcaggtcatgatctcagggtcctgggattgagccctgtgttgggctctctgctcagtggagagcctgctttctgctctctctctctgcctacttgtgatctctctctctttcaaaaaataaataaaatctttaaaaaaataaatatcaattggACTAACTGAGGGATGAGTGGATGATTGAATTGTagtatgaatggatggatgggtgggtcaattaatggatggatggacaaatggatagatggacagatgatAAATGGATAATgcatgatggatggatggatagttagatagatggatggatgggtaggtggatgTGTGGGTAAATGCATTCAGTTTTGTCCATTTGTTCCTCTGAGGACAGAGTAGGGGGCTGGTAGAATCACTGAGGGGTCAAATGCTAGGGTCACCATGTCCCAAGTTCTGAGCCTGCACCCTGAATCTTGGTACTAGTCTTCGCTTTCATCCTTGCAGCTGGGGAAGAAGATTGAGACCATTGTGATGATATTTGACTGTGAGGGCCTAGGACTGAAGCACTTCTGGAAACCTCTGGTGGAAGTGTACCAAGAGGTGAGGAGAAGGCCCCATGGGTGACTCCTGCTTTCCTTAATGATGAGCTTGGTCTGCTGTGACCTTGTTGCTCACTCAGAGCCAGGATTTGGTAAAAGGTGGTGGACTTTCTGGGCTCTGGCACTGCAACGCAGGACCCAAAGGGCCTTAATGTGTTTCCCAAAAGGCCTCAGAGTCAACACTGTACTGAGACCCTAGAGGCCACCCTCTGCCAAATCTTCCTAGCTCTGTCATCCCAAGCTCTGTGACTCCAGCAAGTCACTTCATGCCtccatgcttcagtttcctcgCCTACAAAATGGGGATACCGGTATTCTGCATTTCAAAGGGATATAGGGATATTCCAGTGGGttgatatataaaatgtgtaCACAGTGCTTGGAAAATTGTGAACATTTAATCAacaatagttattattattgctatacTACTATTACTATAAGATTTACTCTGAAAATGATTATTATTAGAGTGTGGTTGTAAAAGTCTGAAGTGAGAAACTCTCCTCCGGAGGCCAGTGGAGGtgatggaaataaaggaaacCCTCCTTAGTCCTTTGGACACTCCAGAAGGGAGATTGCAAAGGCAATGGGGTAGGAGAAGATGAGATGTGGTCTCTGATGGGGTCTTTCTTGGTTCCACAGTTCTTTGGCCTCCTTGAAGAGAATTACCCGGAGACCCTGAAGTTCATGCTCATTGTGAAAGGTGTGTGACAAATGACTTCActtttttgtgcctcagtttcctcatttgtaccCTAGAAACAATAAAAGTGCCTTCTTCCCTGGGTAGTAGTGAGGCAGGTTGGTTGCTTGGCTGCATGCAAGTCACTTAGAATGCCTGGAATAAAGTTAGTGTTCCATAAATAGTAATTTCTGTGGTTGGCCTTACTGCAAGAAGAGGCAGTTCTAATACTAGCTCTTCCAGGAAtcctctctcatttctcccaCCTGTGTTGATCTCTCCATTGCCAAAATGCCTGTGACACTGAAAGCTGGAGCAGCCAAGTCTGGCCTTTCCTGTCTGCTGCCTTCTGGAGGTCTCTAGTTGTCTTGTGTGTGTTCATCCTGGTTTTTTTCCTCAGTTGTTCTGCCCAAATGGATATTTGATGGTTGGTTGGTtaattggttggttggttgattatTTGTTTAGTTGGTTGTCTAGTTTATTGGCCAGTTGGCTGGCTGTCTAGATGAATGACTGGTGGTTAGTTGGAGAGTTAGTTGGTCAGttaattgattggttgattggttggtttGTTGGA is a window encoding:
- the LOC125082104 gene encoding SEC14-like protein 3 isoform X1, translated to MRLGFCLEWPPLLQPHPDTMSGRVGDLSPKQAETLVKFRENVQDVLPALPNPDDYFLLRWLRARNFDLQKSEAMLRKYMEFRKSMDIDHILDWQPPEVIQKYMPGGLCGYDRDGCPVWYDIIGPLDPKGLLFSVTKQDLLKTKMRDCERILHECDLQTERLGKKIETIVMIFDCEGLGLKHFWKPLVEVYQEFFGLLEENYPETLKFMLIVKATKLFPVGYNLMKPFLSEDTRRKIIVLGSNWKEGLLKLISPEELPAQFGGTLTDPDGNPKCLTKINYGGEIPKSMYVRDQVKTQYEHSVQINRGSSHQVEYEILFPGCVLRWQFSSDGADIGFGVFLKTKMGERQRAGEMTEVLPSQRYNAHMVPEDGSLTCAEAGVYVLRFDNTYSFVHAKKVSFTVEVLLPDEGMQKYDKELTPI